The following are from one region of the Gigantopelta aegis isolate Gae_Host unplaced genomic scaffold, Gae_host_genome ctg2394_pilon_pilon:::debris, whole genome shotgun sequence genome:
- the LOC121391427 gene encoding uncharacterized protein LOC121391427 — protein MTSHFLKMLLLLTLMTALLVNVSESYSDLVIYKLSQGTCKEVTERPTRDCRWAAGLYPFVDHLVKGGRIVAYQIRWFNGHWSHWYVPGVNDVDGKFNLYSRSCSIPYKAKTMRRMWSYFYDHTHKYILCTMQ, from the exons ATGACGTCCCATTTCCTGAAGATGCTTCTTCTGCTGACTCTAATGACTGCACTTCTAGTAAATGTCAGCGAGAGTTACAGTGATCTCGTTATCTACAAACTGAGCCAA GGAACATGTAAGGAAGTAACGGAACGTCCCACTCGAGACTGCAGGTGGGCGGCTGGATTGTACCCCTTTGTGGATCACCTTGTGAAAGGAGGAAGAATAGTTGCTTACCAGATCAGGTGGTTTAACGGCCATTGGTCACATTG GTATGTTCCCGGAGTGAATGATGTGGATGGAAAGTTCAACCTTTACAGCCGTAGTTGTTCAATTCCATACAAGGCCAAGACAATGAGGAGGATGTGGTCGTATTTCTAcgaccacacacacaaatacatccTCTGTACAATGCAGTAG